The Mesorhizobium sp. AR02 genomic interval TCTTCGTCACCAATTACGCGCCGCCGGCGATGATCGAGCAGCTGTCGCAGGCCGGGCTGCCGGTGGTGGCGATCTCGCTGTCGAAGGGCGAGGGCGTCGAGGCGCCAAAACTCAACCCGACCTTCGCCGATGACGACGTTGCTTACTCGGAAGGCCTGAAGATCGGCGTGCGGCTGATCGGCGACATCGTCGGCAAGCGCGAGCGGGCCGACCAGCTGATCGACTATGCCTTTGCCCTACGCAAGCAGGTGGAAGAGCGCGTCGCCTCGATCCCCGATGCCGAGCGGGTGAAGCTCTACATGGCCAACCCCGACATGAACACTTACGGCTCGGGCAAATACACCGGCGTCATCATGAGGCGCTCCGGTGGTGTCAATGTCGCGGCGGGCGTGCGCGGCGCCACAAAAGTGTCGATGGAGGATGTGCTGGCCTGGAACCCGCAGGTGGTCTTCGTGCAGGACCGCTACGCGCCGGTGGCCGACGAGATCAAGAAGAGTGCCGCCTGGCAGCATGTCGACGCGGTCGAGAACAAGCGTCTCTACATCACGCCAGAATATGTGAAGCCGTGGGGCTATCCGCTGCCGGAAGCTTTGGCGCTGGGCGAATTGTGGATGGCGAAGAAGCTTTACCCCGAGCGCTTCGCCGACATCGACATGCAGAAGCAGGCCGATGCGTATTATCGGAAGTTTTATGGGCAGAAGTATAGCGGGCCGAATTGAGAGCGGCGTTGCGAGGCCAACTATGAGCGCCGCGCTGCCCCTCATTGCCCTGCCGGGCATTTCTCCCCGTATAGTGACGGGGAGAAAGACGCTCTTGTCCATGGCTTCGCCAATCACCTTCCTTGCAAGAAGGGCGCCGGCAGCGGCACAGCTTCTTTCTCCCCGTTTACGGGGAGAAATGCCCGGCAGGGCAATGAGGGGCAGCGCAAACGATAGAAAAGGAATGCACGCCCGTGCTGCCGGCGGCATGAGGCATTAAATCCGTGCCCGGGCTCGAACCACCAACCAGCAAGTCCCCCCGCAGCCTCGCAACCATCCTGCTCATCGCACTGCCCACCATCCTCTTCCTGCTCTCCTTCCTGCTCGGCCGCTACCCCGTCGAACCCATCACCGTCATCAAGGTCATCGCCGCGCAATTCCTGCCGATCGCGCAGGACTGGCCGCCGGTGGTTGGCTCCGTGGTGCTCGATGTGCGGCTGCCGCGTGTGCTTGCTGCCATGGTCGTTGGCGGCGGGCTGGCGCTTGCCGGCGCTTGCTATCAGGGCGTGTTCCGCAATCCGCTGGTGTCGCCGTTCACGCTCGGCGTTTCGGCCGGCGCCGGCTTTGGCGCGGCGGTGGCGATCCTGCTCTTCGGCGAGCGCTACGCGACGCAGGCCTGCGCCTTTGCCTTCGGGCTGCTGGCGGTGGCGATGTGCTTTGCCATGAACCGCTTCTTCCGGCTGAACTCGACCATCGCGCTGGTGCTGGGCGGCATCATTGTCGGTTCGCTGTTCACGGCGCTTCTGTCGCTGCTGAAATATGTCGCCGACCCCAATTCCAAACTGCCGGTCATCGAGTTCTGGCTGCTCGGCTCGCTCTCTTCTGTCTCGACATCAGACCTCGTGCCGGTGCTGGTCGTCACCATTCCTTGCGTCGCCGGGCTGCTCGCCCTGCGCTGGCGGCTGAACGTGCTGGCGATGGGCGACGAGCAGGCCCGCATCATGGGCGTCGAGGTTGCGCGGCTCAGGCTGGTGATGATCCTGCTGTCGACGCTGATCGCGGCCTCGGCTGTGTCGATCAGCGGCATCATCGGCTGGGTCGGGCTGGTCATCCCGCATTTCGCCCGCATCCTCGTCGGGCCGGATTTCCGCCGCCTGCTGCCGGCGACCTTGTCGCTCGGCGCCTGCTATCTGCTGATCATCGACGACGTTGCCCGCACGGTGACAGCGGCCGAAGTGCCGCTCGGCATCCTCACCGCGCTGATCGGCGCGCCGGTGTTCATGCTGCTGCTCGGGCGCGGCAGGTTGGGCTGGGCATGATGGGTTCATCATGATCCTGGCTGCCGCCGATCTCGGCTTTTCCTATCCCGGCCGCGCGAGTCCGGTGTTTTCCGGCATCAGCCTCGATGTCGCGGCCGGCGAGGTGGTCTGCGTGCTCGGCCCGAATGGCGTTGGCAAATCGACGCTGCTGCGCTGCCTGGCCGGGCTCTCGGCGCCGAGCGCCGGCTCCATGCAACTGGAAGGCCAGCCAATCGCATCGCTGTCGCGCGCGGCGATCGCGCGGCTGCTGGCGCTGGTGCCGCAGAGCTACGAGACGGTCTTCGCCTTCTCGGTGCGCACCGTGGTCGAGATGGGGCGCGCGCCGCATCTTGGCCCGTTCGACGCGCCGGGCGACGAGGCGGCGCGGATGACCCGCGAGGCGCTGGCGACGCTCGGCATTCCCCATCTGATCGATGCCGCCTACAGCGAGATCAGCGGCGGCGAACGCCAACTGGTGCAGATCGCGCGCGTGCTGGTGCAGGCGCCGAAGCTGATGATCCTGGACGAGCCGACCGCGCATCTCGACTTCGCCAACCAGGCCCGCTTCCTGGCGCTGATGCGCCGGCTCGCCGCCGGCGGCCTGGCCGTCATCTTCACCTCTCACGCGCCCGACCACGCCTATGCGCTGGCAGACCGCACGCTGGTCCTGTCGCCTGACCATCCGCCGGTGCTTGGGCCGACGGAAGAGATCCTCACCGAGGCGGTGCTGTCACGCGCCTATGGTGTGCCGATTCGCCCCATCCGCGCGGGCGGCCACGTCGCTTGCGTGGCGGATGTGGGGCCTGGCTGATCGGATTTCTTTGTTACGGTGACTTGCGGCGATCAAGAATTTGCCTGATCAAGTCGGTATAGGGCCAACAATCGCCAGACATGATCCAGATACCGCTGACATGATGCTTCATAGATTTCTGCGATTGGCTGCGGGGGCGCGGCGGACTCTGGCTGGCGCTGCCATACTGCTGGCACTCGGCGCTCCCGTCCTGGCGGCCGACAGCCGCCTGGATGATTGCGCTAACGACAAACTTGACACTGCCAAGCGGATTGCTGCCTGCACCAGCGTGCTGGAGGACAAGGCGACGTCGCCGGCTGACCAGGCCATTGCCTATTTCGATCGCGGCAATGCGTTGGACGCGACCGGCGAATACGACCGCGCCATATCGGATTACGACAAAGCGATCGAGCTCGATCCCAAGGACGCCGATGCCTTCAACAATCGTGGCCTGAGCTGGAGCCACAAGAAGGACTATGACCGGGCGCTCGCCGACTACAGCAGGGCGATAGAGCTCAATCCGCAATTCTCCCTTGCCTATGCCAACCGGGGCCTGATCTGGCACGGCCAGAAGCGCGACGAAGACCGCGCGATCGCCGATTTCAACAAGGCGATCAGTCTCGAACCGCAAACCAGCGATGTCTATAACCTTCTCGGCAATGCGTATCTGCGCAAGGGCGACTATGACAGCGCCATCACCGGCTACAGCCAGGCGGTGTTTCTCGATCCCGAGAATCCCGATCTGTATTTCAATCTCGGGCTGGCCTGGACCTCCAAGGGCAATCCGGAACGCGCCATAGCAGACTACAGCCAGGCGATCAGCCTCGACGCGAAGCATGTCGATGCCTATCGCTGGCGCGCTGATGCCTGGGTCAAGCGGGGCGACACCGATCGCGCCATTTCAGACTACGACGAGGCCATCAGGATCGATCCGAGGGACGCCGAGACCTTCCGCAATCGTGGTGATTTGTGGTTCGGCAAGAAGGACTATGATCGTGCCGTTGCGGATTACGGGCAGGCCATCGATGTCGATCCCAGAGATGCGGTAGCCTATAATGATCGTGGCTGGACGTGGTCGCAGAAGAACGACGCCGATCGCGCCATAGCGGATTTCGACAAGGCGATCAGCCTCGATCCGACCTACGCCAGGGCCTACAACAATCGCGGCCTGGCGTGGTCGGACAAGGGCGATCTCGACCGTGCCATATCGGACTACGACCAGGCGATCGCCATCGATCCCAAATATGCGCAGCCTTACGATAACCGGGGCCTGGCGCTGATGGACAAGGGTGAATACGACCGCGCCCTGGCGGACTTCAATCTGGCGATCCTCGCCGATCCTGCATACGCCAGGGCCTACAAGAACCGCGGGGCGGCCTGGGCCCGGAAAGCTCAGTTCAACTACGCCATCGCCGACTACGATCGAGCGATTGCACTTAATCCGGACTATGCAAGCGCCTATCTCGGGCGGGCTCGCACGCGCATCTACAAAGGCGAATACAACGGCGCGATCGCCGACTGTGATCAGGCGATCCACCTCGACGCCAATTACGCCACCGCCTATGAAATGCGCGGCCTCGCCAACCTCTACAAGACCAGCTACAGCGACGCTTTCGCCGACTACAATGAAGCGGTGCGCCTCAGCCCGAAACATGCGGGTGTCTATCAGAGCCGGGGCATCGCACAGTTCTACCTTGGGCCGCCGGCAAGGGCGCAGGCCGACCTTGAACTGGGCGCCCAGATCCTGCCGAAGGATGCCTATTATGCGATCTGGGCGGATCTGGCGCGGCGCCGCAACGGGCAGCCGAGCATCCTGCGCGACGCCAAGGTCGACATGACGAAATGGCCGGCGCCGCTGGTGCGCATGCTGCTGGGAGAGCAGACGCCCGAGGCGGCGCTCGCCGCGGCCAACGATCCCAATTTGACGAAAAAAAACGAGCAGGTGTGCGAGGCGAATTTCTACACGGCGGAATTCCTGCGGCTGCAGCATCGCGAGGAGGAGTCCCTGCGGCTCTACCGCCTCGCGCTCGGCGGGTGTCCTCGGGACTTCATCGAATATCCGGCTGCGACGACCGCGCTGCGCGTCATGGGCAAGGCGCCGTGAGCGGCGCGTCGCTTCATGGACACGCACATCCATTTGACCGAAGACGTGCGATTGATCCCGATGACAGGGCAGGGAAGGCAATGACAGGCAGCCTTGTCGGCGACTGGAAAGTCCGCCGCACGATGATCGATTTCCTGACCGGCGAGACCTACCGCTTCGCCGGCGACGCCGTGGTCACGGCTGATGCCTTCAGCGAGCATGGCATCATGCGGATCGGTTCCCGCGAAATGCCGGCAAGCAGGCGCTACCAGCTTGAGTCGGGCGAGAGTTCGGTGCACATCCTACACGCGGATGGCCAAGACTTCATCGAGCTGGAGCCGAAGGCGGTGCAGACCGTCCGCCATCCCTGCGGCGCCGATCTCTATGTCGGGCGTTTCTTCTTTCGCGGGCCTGACGAATGGGCCGAGGCGTGGCGGGTCAAAGGCCCGCGCAAGAATTATGCGAGCCTTGGCCGGTTTTATCGACTGCAGGATACATCGTCTCGCTTGCGCTTACTCGAAGGGGACCAAGTCCGCGCGTTGGAGAACGCTCTCATTGCCGGCGAACGCTCTGGGGCACCTGTTGCTTTCGACAGCACTGCATTCCTGAGCAAGATGCGGGCCAAGCATGCCAGGTGAGCACCGCTAGAGCGGGATGACTTTAGGTTGGGCATACCCGGCCTCGATGAAGTAATTCCTGCATTCGATTGAATTGACGGTGCCGAGGATTTGTCCGATGGCATTGCAGACTGCATCGATGGTTCGCCTGGCCGCCTTGCGCAGCCAATGCTTGAGCTTTGCAAAGAGCTTCTCGATGGGGTTCAGGTCGGGCGAGTATTTCGGCAGGAGAAACAGCTTGGCGCCGGCCGAGCGGATGGCGCGGCGCACGGCCTTGCTCTTGTGCGAGCCGAGATTGTCCATGACGACGATGTCGCCGGGCTTGAGGGTTGGGACGAGAACCTTGTCGACATAGAGCTGGAACCGCTCGCCGTTGATTGGTCCGTCGATGAGCCATGGCGCATCGACACGGTCGTGGCGTAGCGCCGCCAAGAAGGTCATGGTCTTCCAATGGCCGTGCGGTACCTTGGCTTTGATCCTCTCGCCGCGCGGTGCCCATCCCCTGAGCGGCGCCATGTTTGTCTTGGTCCAGGTCTCGTCGATGAACACCAGGCGGGAAGGATCGATGCGGTCCTGATACTTTGCCCACTGTGCCCGCCTGTGCGCCACATCGGGGCGATCCTGCTCAGCCGCGATCAGCGTCTTTTTTTGTGACTGAGCTTCTCGGCGTGGACGAACTCCCATACCGAGCGGTAATCGACCTTCAGGCCGCGCTCGGCCAGTTCGGCCACCAGTCCGCGTAGCGTGAAATCAGCGGCCCGGCAGCGCGCCAGAAGCCAGTCCCGATGCTCACCGGCAATCTTCTTCGGCCTGTGCCCACCCATCTTGCCGGGCGCAAGGCTGCTCGTTTCGCGCAAGCGGCTTACCCATCTGATGACGGTACTGATACCAACCCCAAAGCGCACTGCCGCCTGCCGCCGCGACAGCCCCTCCCGCTCAACCGACGCAACAACCCGTTCGCGAAGATCCATCGAATAAGGCTTGCCCATCCATGCTGGCCTCCTTGCCCAGCCAGCATGTTGAATCAGATTTGCCTGCCCAAGGGAATCCGCCGTCGATTCAGGCTCAATTCATCCCGCTCTAGAGCAGTTCACCGTTTCACGGAAACGGCGAACCGCTCTAACTCTTTGTTTTGACGCAATTCCGGACGGAAAACCGTTCACACTTTTCCTGGAATTGCTCTAATATCGATCCGAGGGCGCAGAAGGGAAAACGCTAGGCCGCACGATTCAATGCCGTAAAATCTTGCTCAGAAAAGCGCGGCTGCGGTCTGTCTTGGGGTGCGAGAAGAATTCGTCGGGCGTGCCGCTTTCGACGATGGCGCCGGCGTCCATGAACACCACGCGCTGGGCGACCTTGCGGGCAAAGCCCATCTCATGCGTCACCACCATCATGGTCATGCCTTCCTCGGCGACGGCGACCATGACATCGAGCACTTCGGAAATCATCTCGGGGTCGAGGGCGGAGGTCGGTTCGTCGAACAGCATGATTTTCGGCCGCATGCCGAGGCAGCGCGCGATCGCCACGCGCTGCTGCTGGCCGCCGGAAAGTTGTGCCGGATAGGCGTTGACCTTGTCGGCGAGGCCGACCTTGGCCAGCAAGTCGCGGCCGGCCTTTTCAGCCTCGGCGGGCGGGATCTTGCGGACATGGATCGGGGCGAGCGTGACGTTTTCGAGCGCGGTCTTGTGCGGATAGAGGTTGAAAGACTGGAAGACGAAGCCGATCTCGGTGCGCAGCTGCGTCATGTTGGTGGCGGAGTCGCCAACACGCTGGCCGTCGACGACGAGGTCGCCATCCTTGATCGTCTCCAGGCCGTTGATGCAGCGGATCAGCGTGCTCTTGCCGGAGCCGCTCGGGCCGCAGACGACGACCACTTCGCGCGGCTCGACGCTCAGCGTGATGTCCTTCAGCACATTCAGCGCGCCGAACCATTTGTTGACGCCGCGAAAGTCGATCATGCCGGTCTTGGTCATGCCCGCTTTGGTCATAGTCGTTGGCCCTTTGAGGTTCGATGTCACAGCTGCACCTCGCCATGGGCGGCACCCATGCGGCGCTCGAGCCGGCGGGCCAGCATGATCAACGGATAGCAGACGATGAAATAGCCGACACCGACGAGGAAGAAGACCAGCAGGCCGTTGGGCACGCGCTGCACCACCAGCCAGCCGACGCGGGTGAGGTCGGTCAGCCCGATCGCCGAGACGACCGAGGAATCCTTGATCAGCAGCACATATTGCCCGACCAGCGGCGGCAGCACGATGCGCATTGCCTGCGGCAGCACGACCTGGCGCATGCGCTGCCAGCGCGACAGGCCTGACGCCAGCGCCGCCTCGACCTGGCCTGTCGGCACCGAACGGATGCCGGCGGCGACGATCTCGCAGATGAAGCAGGCGGCGAGATTGGTCAGCGCGATGATGCCGGCGGTGAAGGCGTCGAGCTCGATGCCGAACTCTGGCAGGATGAAGAAGATCAGGAAGATCTGCACCAGGAACGGCGTGCCGCGGATGAGGTCGACCCAGGCGCCGATCACCGTGCTGATCAGCCGGTTGCCGCCGGTGCGCAAGATGCCGAGGCCGAAGCCGAGCAAGGTGCCGAGCACCAGGCTGATCAGCGACAGCACCACCGTCATGCCGAGGCCGCGCAAGGCGAGCGGATAGGAGCCGGCGAGGCTGAGGAACTGTTGCCAGATCATGCGCGCGCCCCCGCTGTGCCAAGCCAGCGGCTGGACAGAACTGCCAGTCCCTTCAGGCAGTAGTAGAGCAGCAGGTAGAAGGCGGCGATGGTGAGAAAGCCTTCCGCCGGCATGAAGCGGTCGGAGGCGAGCAACTGGCCGGCGCGCGTCAGCTCGGCAACCGAGACCAGCGACAGCAGTGCGGAATCCTTGACCAGCACGATCGCCTGTCCGAGCAGCGGCGGGATCGTCACCTTGAAGGCTTGCGGCAGCACGACCAGCCGCATGCGCTGGACATAGGTCATGCCGGAGGCGACGCTGGCCTCGACCTGGCCGCGCGGGATCGACAGGATGCCGGCGCGAATGATTTCAGCGATATAGGCGCCGCTGTTGAGCGACAAAGCGAGGATGCCGACAACCAGTTCGGGCAGGACGAAGCCGAGCCGGGGCAGGCCGAAATAGAGGAAATAGAGCTGCGCCAGCAAGGGCGTGGCGCGCACGGCGTCGATATAGGCCTTGGCCGGGGCGCGAAACAGCCAGCCGCGCTGCAAATTCATGGCGCACAGCACGATGCCGACGATCAGCGCGCCAACGAAGGAGATCGCCGACAGCCAGACGGTCGTGATCAGGCCCTGCCCGAACAGAGGCAGGTATTCGACGATGGTGCGGAAGCTGAAATTTTCGAGCATGGCCGTGCGGCGGTGTGAGTAGTGAGTAGTGAGTAGTGAGTAGGCAGTAGGCAGTAGGCAGTAGGCAGTAGGGGAGCGTGTCGGAATGGCCATTCACCATTCGCAATTCCCTACTTCCTACTCACTACTTCCTACTCACTACCTGCGTCTCCTCAGTGGTCTTTCTTCCAGGCGTCGGAATTGACCCAGTAGTCGAGGTTCTTCTGCAGGCGGCCGTCGATGGTGACCTGGTTGAGGAACAGGTTCATCCAGACCAGCAGGTCCGGCTCGTCATAGCGGGTGGCGAAGGCAAGCGGCTCCTTCGACAGGAGGTCCGGCATGATGGTGAAGCTGCCGGTGGGATAGGCTGTCGACTGGCCCTTGACCGCCGAGACGTCGTTGACGCCGCAATCGGCCTGGCCGTTGTTGACGGCGTCGAGCAGCAGCGGACCGCCGCCCTTGTAGCTCTTGATGTCGGCATCGGGGAAGGCAACCTTGGCTTCCTTCTCGCCGGTGGCGCCGAGCAGCACGGCGATCTTGGTGCCCTTGGCCTTGCAGTCCTCGGTGGTCTTGAACTTGCTGTCGGCCTTGGTGAAGACGGTGCTGCCCGTGTACATGTAAGGCGTGGTGAAGGCGACCTTCATGCCGCGTGCCAGCGTCGGCGTCATGTCGGCGACCAGCAGATCGGCCTTGCCCGACAAGAGCGCCGGGATCAGGCCGTCCCAGTCGAAGTCGAGGAATTTGATTTTCACACCCATTTCCTTGGCCATCAGTTCGGCGAGTTCAACCGAACTGCC includes:
- a CDS encoding amino acid ABC transporter ATP-binding protein, which produces MIDFRGVNKWFGALNVLKDITLSVEPREVVVVCGPSGSGKSTLIRCINGLETIKDGDLVVDGQRVGDSATNMTQLRTEIGFVFQSFNLYPHKTALENVTLAPIHVRKIPPAEAEKAGRDLLAKVGLADKVNAYPAQLSGGQQQRVAIARCLGMRPKIMLFDEPTSALDPEMISEVLDVMVAVAEEGMTMMVVTHEMGFARKVAQRVVFMDAGAIVESGTPDEFFSHPKTDRSRAFLSKILRH
- a CDS encoding amino acid ABC transporter permease, which codes for MLENFSFRTIVEYLPLFGQGLITTVWLSAISFVGALIVGIVLCAMNLQRGWLFRAPAKAYIDAVRATPLLAQLYFLYFGLPRLGFVLPELVVGILALSLNSGAYIAEIIRAGILSIPRGQVEASVASGMTYVQRMRLVVLPQAFKVTIPPLLGQAIVLVKDSALLSLVSVAELTRAGQLLASDRFMPAEGFLTIAAFYLLLYYCLKGLAVLSSRWLGTAGARA
- a CDS encoding ABC transporter ATP-binding protein; the encoded protein is MILAAADLGFSYPGRASPVFSGISLDVAAGEVVCVLGPNGVGKSTLLRCLAGLSAPSAGSMQLEGQPIASLSRAAIARLLALVPQSYETVFAFSVRTVVEMGRAPHLGPFDAPGDEAARMTREALATLGIPHLIDAAYSEISGGERQLVQIARVLVQAPKLMILDEPTAHLDFANQARFLALMRRLAAGGLAVIFTSHAPDHAYALADRTLVLSPDHPPVLGPTEEILTEAVLSRAYGVPIRPIRAGGHVACVADVGPG
- a CDS encoding tetratricopeptide repeat protein, translated to MMLHRFLRLAAGARRTLAGAAILLALGAPVLAADSRLDDCANDKLDTAKRIAACTSVLEDKATSPADQAIAYFDRGNALDATGEYDRAISDYDKAIELDPKDADAFNNRGLSWSHKKDYDRALADYSRAIELNPQFSLAYANRGLIWHGQKRDEDRAIADFNKAISLEPQTSDVYNLLGNAYLRKGDYDSAITGYSQAVFLDPENPDLYFNLGLAWTSKGNPERAIADYSQAISLDAKHVDAYRWRADAWVKRGDTDRAISDYDEAIRIDPRDAETFRNRGDLWFGKKDYDRAVADYGQAIDVDPRDAVAYNDRGWTWSQKNDADRAIADFDKAISLDPTYARAYNNRGLAWSDKGDLDRAISDYDQAIAIDPKYAQPYDNRGLALMDKGEYDRALADFNLAILADPAYARAYKNRGAAWARKAQFNYAIADYDRAIALNPDYASAYLGRARTRIYKGEYNGAIADCDQAIHLDANYATAYEMRGLANLYKTSYSDAFADYNEAVRLSPKHAGVYQSRGIAQFYLGPPARAQADLELGAQILPKDAYYAIWADLARRRNGQPSILRDAKVDMTKWPAPLVRMLLGEQTPEAALAAANDPNLTKKNEQVCEANFYTAEFLRLQHREEESLRLYRLALGGCPRDFIEYPAATTALRVMGKAP
- a CDS encoding type II toxin-antitoxin system ParD family antitoxin; translation: MTGSLVGDWKVRRTMIDFLTGETYRFAGDAVVTADAFSEHGIMRIGSREMPASRRYQLESGESSVHILHADGQDFIELEPKAVQTVRHPCGADLYVGRFFFRGPDEWAEAWRVKGPRKNYASLGRFYRLQDTSSRLRLLEGDQVRALENALIAGERSGAPVAFDSTAFLSKMRAKHAR
- a CDS encoding IS630 family transposase (programmed frameshift), with amino-acid sequence MGKPYSMDLRERVVASVEREGLSRRQAAVRFGVGISTVIRWVSRLRETSSLAPGKMGGHRPKKIAGEHRDWLLARCRAADFTLRGLVAELAERGLKVDYRSVWEFVHAEKLSHKKTLIAAEQDRPDVAHRRAQWAKYQDRIDPSRLVFIDETWTKTNMAPLRGWAPRGERIKAKVPHGHWKTMTFLAALRHDRVDAPWLIDGPINGERFQLYVDKVLVPTLKPGDIVVMDNLGSHKSKAVRRAIRSAGAKLFLLPKYSPDLNPIEKLFAKLKHWLRKAARRTIDAVCNAIGQILGTVNSIECRNYFIEAGYAQPKVIPL
- a CDS encoding ABC transporter substrate-binding protein; protein product: MNLRRGSVLAFALISSLMALPPAVARTVTDQLNRTVTVPDKVERIVVLQHQTLDILVELGAADKIVGVLRTWPKLIPGLDKYAPRLASLPMPGDLSTANVEEVLKLKPDVVFVTNYAPPAMIEQLSQAGLPVVAISLSKGEGVEAPKLNPTFADDDVAYSEGLKIGVRLIGDIVGKRERADQLIDYAFALRKQVEERVASIPDAERVKLYMANPDMNTYGSGKYTGVIMRRSGGVNVAAGVRGATKVSMEDVLAWNPQVVFVQDRYAPVADEIKKSAAWQHVDAVENKRLYITPEYVKPWGYPLPEALALGELWMAKKLYPERFADIDMQKQADAYYRKFYGQKYSGPN
- a CDS encoding FecCD family ABC transporter permease; the encoded protein is MPGLEPPTSKSPRSLATILLIALPTILFLLSFLLGRYPVEPITVIKVIAAQFLPIAQDWPPVVGSVVLDVRLPRVLAAMVVGGGLALAGACYQGVFRNPLVSPFTLGVSAGAGFGAAVAILLFGERYATQACAFAFGLLAVAMCFAMNRFFRLNSTIALVLGGIIVGSLFTALLSLLKYVADPNSKLPVIEFWLLGSLSSVSTSDLVPVLVVTIPCVAGLLALRWRLNVLAMGDEQARIMGVEVARLRLVMILLSTLIAASAVSISGIIGWVGLVIPHFARILVGPDFRRLLPATLSLGACYLLIIDDVARTVTAAEVPLGILTALIGAPVFMLLLGRGRLGWA
- a CDS encoding ABC transporter substrate-binding protein; translation: MKIARLFIAGLALAGLTTAASAGTLDEITKRGELRVAVQTQGPPFSLVGANGERTGSSVELAELMAKEMGVKIKFLDFDWDGLIPALLSGKADLLVADMTPTLARGMKVAFTTPYMYTGSTVFTKADSKFKTTEDCKAKGTKIAVLLGATGEKEAKVAFPDADIKSYKGGGPLLLDAVNNGQADCGVNDVSAVKGQSTAYPTGSFTIMPDLLSKEPLAFATRYDEPDLLVWMNLFLNQVTIDGRLQKNLDYWVNSDAWKKDH
- a CDS encoding amino acid ABC transporter permease; translated protein: MIWQQFLSLAGSYPLALRGLGMTVVLSLISLVLGTLLGFGLGILRTGGNRLISTVIGAWVDLIRGTPFLVQIFLIFFILPEFGIELDAFTAGIIALTNLAACFICEIVAAGIRSVPTGQVEAALASGLSRWQRMRQVVLPQAMRIVLPPLVGQYVLLIKDSSVVSAIGLTDLTRVGWLVVQRVPNGLLVFFLVGVGYFIVCYPLIMLARRLERRMGAAHGEVQL